The Desulfobacterales bacterium sequence CCACCGGACGGTCAGGACCTGAAGGCAGAAAGCGACACTCATTGTCAATGCCGAATCTGCATTGACAATGAGTGTCGCTTTCAACAGTTGAAAAGAAACAGGTATAGATTCACAAAGGGAAGGAATTTGAAGATCGATTCAACAGGGAACAGTTATATACGCCTGTTCCCATATTCGACCGCCAGTCCATGAAAGATTAACGTTTTGAAAACTGGAATCTGGCTCTTGCACCTTTTTGACCGTATTTTTTTCTTTCTTTAGCTCTGGAGTCACGGGTGATAAAACCGGCTTTTTTCAAAATCGGCCTGAAATCAGGATTTGCAAGAAGCAGTGCTTTGGTAATACCATGACGAATCGCTCCGGACTGTCCCGAAATTCCGCCGCCGATAACGCTGACACGTATATCAAAGGAGTCAACGGTATTGGTCAACTGGAGCGGTTGAAGCAGGTCACCCTTCAGGGATTCAATCGGAAAATATTCATCTACCGGCCGTTTATTGACTGTAATCTCACCCTTGCCCGGTTTTATCCAGGTTTTTGCTATAGATGTTTTTCGTTTTCCCGTTGCGTAATAAATGTTTTCTTGGTTCATGGAATACTCCGGTATTATATTTTTTCAACCTCTGTTGTTTATATATCCAGTACGGCTGGCTGCTGGGCATCGTGTGGATGCTGACTACCTACATAGACTTTCAGCTTCTTGAATATTTTCCGCCCAAGCGTGTTTTTCGGAAGCATCCCCTTTACGGCAAAACGGAGCAAATCTTCCGGTCTTTTTTCCATAAGTTTTGCTGCCGTGATCGTCTTCAATCCGCCCACATACCCGCTGTGACGATAATAATTCTTCTGCTCCCATTTCCTCCCGGTCAATTTGATTTTATCAGCATTGATAACAATCACCGAATCTCCGGTATCCGCATGGGGGGTATACAGGGGGTTGTGTTTTCCTCTTAAATGGGCCGCCACCGCACTTGCCAGTCGTCCAAGCACTTCACCTTCAGCGTCAACAATAAGCCATTTACCCTTGTTGTCTGACTCTTTTGCACTATACGTATATTTTTTCACGGTTTGTTACTCCTATGCTTAAAAAGAATCTGAATTATTTAGTTAAAAATTTTGTCTGTGTCAAGGAGAAAAATAAAATTCTCCCCAAAATCCCGGGAGCCAATCGGGACACACTCATGAAATGATCTCCCCCCATGTCAAAAAGCGTTCGACATAGATAAAAATTTACCCTTCACACATTTGACACACGCCGTATTTTCCCTTATATAAAAAAGCACCGGCGCCCTTCATCCGTCAGTGAACAGACAAACCGTGCCGGAACGAAAACTGCCGTTCCCCATGAGCGTTAGGCTCAGGTTTTAATTCCCGGGCTGCTGAATGCTTGCCTCCGGTTAAAATTTCCGCCCGTGCTGAACGTGGAAAACAATCGGATTTCGTTGGGAGCTCAATTTTAGCAGCAACCTGTTACATAATGGGTATCAACGATCATGAAAGCCCTCAATGGTCGGAACATCAGAAAGGCCTTATGGAACCATTGGAAATAGAAGTTAAATTTTATCTAACAAATATTGATTCGATTCGCAACCTTATTCTCGACCTGGGCGCAACATATCTCAGCAGAAACTTTGAAACCAATATACGCTTTGAGGATCAGC is a genomic window containing:
- the rpsI gene encoding 30S ribosomal protein S9, whose translation is MNQENIYYATGKRKTSIAKTWIKPGKGEITVNKRPVDEYFPIESLKGDLLQPLQLTNTVDSFDIRVSVIGGGISGQSGAIRHGITKALLLANPDFRPILKKAGFITRDSRAKERKKYGQKGARARFQFSKR
- the rplM gene encoding 50S ribosomal protein L13, translated to MKKYTYSAKESDNKGKWLIVDAEGEVLGRLASAVAAHLRGKHNPLYTPHADTGDSVIVINADKIKLTGRKWEQKNYYRHSGYVGGLKTITAAKLMEKRPEDLLRFAVKGMLPKNTLGRKIFKKLKVYVGSQHPHDAQQPAVLDI